In the genome of Chlamydomonas reinhardtii strain CC-503 cw92 mt+ chromosome 6, whole genome shotgun sequence, one region contains:
- a CDS encoding ribosomal protein L37a: MSKRTKKVGIVGKYGTRYGASLRKVIKKMEVSQHSKYFCHFCGKFAMKRQAVGIWGCKACNKVQAGGAYTLNTASSVTVRSTIRRLREQVEA, from the exons ATG TCGAAGCGCACGAAGAAGGTCGGCATCGTCGGCAAGTACGGTACTCGCTATGGTGCGAGTCTCCGTAAGGTGATCAAGAAGATGGAGGTCAGCCAGCACTCCAAGTACTTCTGCCACTTCTGCGGCAAG TTCGCCATGAAGCGCCAGGCGGTGGGCATCTGGGGCTGCAAGGCGTGCAACAAGGTGCAGGCCGGCGGTGCTTACACCCTGAA CACCGCCTCGTCGGTGACCGTCCGCTCCACGATCCGCCGTCTTCgtgagcaggtggaggcatAA